One Desulfovibrio sp. genomic window carries:
- a CDS encoding sigma-54 dependent transcriptional regulator — protein sequence MTTERFRLEEQQPSYNGNAREATPRTGGRLLIIDDERMARANLARALERGGHESAQAGSGEEGLALLAEQEFDVVITDIAMAGMNGMEVLKAVRSSKPDVEVIMVTGYPMIENAVEAMRLGAFHYLAKPYSLEEARMLVARALEKRRLRQQVAQMRAQLEASGSVPEMVGVSPAMCGLRQALMRLAPTDVAVLLQGETGTGKELAARTMHAQSQRARRRFLAVNCGALSPELLESELFGHEQGAFSGAVRRKEGLFEAASGGTLFLDEIGEMPSGMQVKLLRVLQEQNLRRVGGTVDIPVDVRIIAATNRNLKEEVEAGRFRRDLYYRVAVVTQELPPLRSRAEDVPLLARFFLARLAEQGGAVPLDIDDSALDALRQYPFPGNVRELANILERASVFCPPGGSIGLAHLPPEVREVWDRGVLPVVDVSVPTRGQTVVVPVSQTAATGAPSQADSSASLVPLAEMEKQHILHALELAGDNRTLAADMLGISRSSLWRKLREYGV from the coding sequence ATGACTACGGAACGTTTTCGCCTTGAGGAGCAACAGCCCTCCTACAACGGCAATGCCCGCGAGGCGACGCCACGCACGGGTGGCAGGCTGCTGATCATTGACGACGAGCGCATGGCCCGCGCCAACCTTGCGCGCGCCCTTGAGCGCGGCGGGCACGAATCGGCCCAGGCGGGTAGTGGAGAAGAAGGCCTTGCCCTGCTGGCCGAGCAGGAATTTGACGTGGTCATTACCGATATCGCCATGGCGGGCATGAACGGCATGGAAGTGCTCAAGGCGGTGCGATCGAGCAAGCCCGATGTGGAAGTGATCATGGTCACCGGCTACCCCATGATCGAAAATGCCGTGGAGGCCATGCGTCTGGGGGCTTTTCACTATCTTGCCAAGCCCTATTCGCTGGAAGAAGCCCGCATGCTGGTGGCCCGCGCGCTGGAAAAGCGCCGCCTGCGACAGCAGGTTGCCCAGATGCGCGCCCAGCTTGAGGCCAGCGGCTCGGTGCCGGAGATGGTGGGCGTGTCACCCGCCATGTGCGGCCTGCGGCAGGCGCTCATGCGTCTTGCCCCCACCGATGTGGCCGTGTTGTTGCAAGGTGAAACAGGTACCGGCAAAGAGCTGGCCGCCCGCACCATGCATGCCCAGAGCCAGCGGGCGCGAAGGCGTTTTCTGGCCGTGAACTGCGGCGCGCTTTCGCCAGAGCTGCTTGAAAGCGAGCTTTTTGGTCACGAGCAGGGGGCTTTTTCTGGCGCAGTTCGGCGCAAGGAAGGTCTGTTTGAAGCCGCCAGCGGCGGCACGCTGTTTCTGGATGAAATTGGCGAAATGCCCTCAGGCATGCAGGTCAAACTGTTGCGCGTACTGCAGGAGCAGAATCTGCGCCGCGTGGGCGGTACGGTGGACATACCCGTGGACGTGCGCATCATCGCCGCTACCAATCGCAACCTCAAGGAAGAGGTAGAGGCGGGACGTTTTCGCCGAGATCTGTACTACCGCGTGGCCGTGGTCACACAGGAATTGCCGCCCCTGCGCAGTCGCGCCGAAGACGTGCCCCTGCTGGCGCGCTTTTTTCTGGCGCGGCTGGCGGAGCAGGGTGGGGCCGTGCCGCTGGATATTGACGACAGCGCACTGGATGCCCTGCGGCAGTATCCCTTTCCCGGCAATGTGCGCGAGCTGGCCAATATTCTTGAGCGGGCGTCGGTGTTCTGCCCACCGGGCGGCAGCATAGGTCTTGCGCACCTGCCCCCCGAGGTGCGCGAGGTGTGGGACCGTGGAGTTTTGCCAGTGGTAGACGTGTCTGTGCCAACACGAGGGCAGACTGTGGTTGTTCCCGTGTCGCAGACAGCAGCAACAGGTGCTCCATCGCAAGCAGATTCGTCGGCATCGCTGGTTCCTCTGGCCGAGATGGAAAAGCAGCACATTCTGCATGCCCTTGAGCTGGCGGGCGACAACCGCACGCTGGCGGCAGACATGCTGGGTATCAGCCGGTCATCGCTGTGGCGCAAGCTGCGGGAATACGGTGTATAG
- a CDS encoding substrate-binding domain-containing protein: MLLKSVCLAMCGTALLTCSNVAGAAEINVAATAGFASAYRILGPEFEKTTGNTLKTVWGPSMGDTPNTIPHRLERGEDIDIVIMVGNALDKLVKEGKIEPTSTVVLASSKVALAVRAGAPLPDISTVEALKQTLLNASSIAYSDSASGTYVSNVMIPKLGLAEALKDKIHMIPAEPVGNVVARGEEEIGFQQLSELKPIQGIQVVGLIPEEVQLVTLFSAGIVKGAKNPEGAQTLLKFLSSPQHAGTIDATGLEAASR, encoded by the coding sequence ATGCTACTCAAGTCTGTCTGTCTCGCTATGTGCGGCACGGCTTTGCTGACCTGCTCAAACGTTGCGGGCGCTGCCGAGATAAATGTTGCCGCCACCGCAGGTTTTGCCTCTGCCTACAGGATACTCGGACCGGAGTTTGAAAAAACCACGGGCAATACCCTCAAGACAGTGTGGGGCCCCTCCATGGGTGATACCCCCAACACTATTCCCCACCGCCTTGAACGGGGCGAAGATATCGATATCGTCATCATGGTGGGCAACGCGCTGGACAAACTGGTCAAGGAAGGCAAAATCGAACCCACCAGCACCGTAGTGCTGGCGAGCTCTAAGGTTGCGCTGGCTGTGCGCGCCGGTGCGCCCCTGCCCGATATATCCACCGTGGAAGCCCTGAAGCAGACCCTGCTCAACGCCAGCAGCATTGCCTATTCCGACAGTGCCAGCGGCACCTACGTTTCCAACGTCATGATCCCCAAGCTGGGCCTTGCTGAGGCGCTCAAGGACAAGATCCACATGATTCCTGCCGAGCCGGTGGGCAATGTGGTGGCCCGTGGCGAGGAAGAGATTGGCTTTCAGCAGCTCAGCGAACTCAAGCCCATTCAGGGCATTCAGGTTGTCGGCCTGATTCCTGAAGAAGTGCAGCTAGTGACGCTGTTTTCTGCCGGTATCGTCAAGGGAGCCAAAAATCCTGAGGGCGCGCAGACCCTGCTGAAGTTTCTTTCTTCACCGCAGCATGCTGGCACCATTGACGCCACAGGGCTGGAAGCGGCCAGCCGCTAG
- a CDS encoding sulfite exporter TauE/SafE family protein yields the protein MDLLSLDPSQFITLTPVSIAFLLAVGFVGGLVSGFIGSGGAFILTPGMMGLGVPGAVAVASNMCHKFPKAMVGAIKRYRFGQVDVKLGMVIAATAGIGVQIGIRIQRFILDNWGQAGSDLYVSVSFVVVLVVVGSYVLKDALRSSQAGLDDDEGTPPLAKKLQAINLPPMISFPKSGLRISLWFTLPVGIATGMLAATIAVGGFVGVPGLIYVIGVPGLIASGTELVTAFVMGLCGSVNWAMHGMIDIRLVFIILAGSLFGVQLGAIGTTYVKPIMIKYVMAAIMLIVAASRIVALPGYLNALGLIHMGPGMLYIFKVVSFVTMCAGLLVGAGMILGGMWRGQQRNRREAALGSAA from the coding sequence ATGGATCTGCTCAGTCTTGACCCGTCGCAATTCATAACGCTCACGCCTGTTTCCATAGCCTTTTTGCTGGCTGTGGGTTTTGTGGGCGGGCTGGTGAGCGGTTTTATCGGCTCTGGGGGCGCATTCATTCTCACCCCCGGCATGATGGGGCTTGGCGTTCCCGGGGCCGTGGCCGTGGCCAGCAACATGTGCCACAAGTTTCCCAAGGCCATGGTGGGCGCTATCAAGCGCTACCGCTTCGGCCAGGTGGACGTCAAGCTGGGCATGGTCATTGCCGCCACTGCGGGCATTGGCGTGCAGATCGGCATCCGTATCCAGCGATTTATTCTGGACAACTGGGGACAGGCCGGTTCCGACCTGTACGTGAGCGTTTCGTTTGTGGTGGTGCTGGTTGTTGTGGGCAGCTATGTTCTGAAAGATGCCCTGCGCTCAAGCCAGGCCGGGCTTGACGACGACGAGGGCACCCCGCCCCTGGCCAAAAAGCTTCAGGCCATTAACCTGCCACCCATGATTTCCTTTCCCAAATCCGGTCTGCGTATTTCGCTGTGGTTCACCCTGCCCGTGGGCATCGCCACTGGCATGCTGGCAGCAACCATCGCCGTGGGCGGTTTTGTGGGCGTACCGGGGCTGATCTATGTCATCGGCGTGCCGGGGCTGATCGCTTCAGGCACAGAGCTGGTCACCGCCTTTGTCATGGGCCTGTGCGGCTCGGTAAACTGGGCCATGCACGGCATGATCGACATCCGGCTGGTCTTCATCATTCTGGCTGGTTCGCTGTTTGGCGTGCAGCTTGGGGCCATCGGCACCACCTACGTCAAACCCATCATGATCAAGTACGTCATGGCCGCCATCATGCTTATCGTGGCCGCCAGCCGCATTGTGGCCCTGCCGGGCTACCTCAACGCGCTGGGCCTCATCCATATGGGGCCGGGCATGCTGTACATCTTCAAGGTGGTCAGCTTTGTGACCATGTGTGCCGGCCTGCTCGTGGGTGCGGGCATGATTCTTGGCGGCATGTGGCGCGGCCAGCAGCGCAATCGCAGAGAGGCCGCTCTCGGCAGCGCCGCATAA
- the modB gene encoding molybdate ABC transporter permease subunit, which yields MDFDFAFVWSPLELSLRVAGAATAVSFVVATLAAWRLARKRGPLPAMLDALCSLPLVMPPTVLGYYLILLVGRRGVLGPGLAELGINLIFSWQGAVVAATVVVFPLIYKSARAALEQVDKHLEDAARTLGASEWRVFVSVSLPLAWKGIFAGIMLAFARGMGEFGATLMIAGNIPGKTQTLALAIYDAFQAGNDLQASWLVVITSVVCVSLLMAAELLVRFRRWR from the coding sequence ATGGATTTTGATTTTGCATTTGTCTGGAGCCCCCTTGAGCTTTCGTTGCGCGTGGCCGGAGCGGCCACGGCGGTCTCCTTTGTTGTGGCAACGCTGGCAGCCTGGCGGCTGGCCCGCAAGCGTGGTCCGCTGCCCGCCATGCTGGACGCACTGTGCTCTCTGCCTCTGGTAATGCCGCCTACGGTGCTGGGCTATTACCTGATTTTGCTGGTGGGGCGGCGGGGGGTGCTTGGCCCCGGACTGGCAGAGCTTGGCATCAACCTGATATTTTCATGGCAGGGCGCGGTGGTGGCCGCCACGGTGGTGGTTTTTCCGCTCATTTACAAGTCGGCGCGCGCGGCGCTTGAACAGGTGGACAAACACCTTGAAGACGCGGCGCGAACCCTTGGCGCGTCCGAGTGGCGAGTGTTTGTGAGCGTGTCGCTGCCGCTGGCCTGGAAGGGTATTTTTGCGGGTATCATGCTGGCCTTTGCGCGCGGCATGGGCGAATTTGGCGCAACCCTGATGATCGCTGGCAACATTCCCGGCAAGACCCAAACCCTGGCCCTCGCCATTTACGATGCCTTTCAGGCGGGCAATGACCTGCAGGCATCGTGGCTTGTGGTCATCACCTCGGTCGTGTGTGTGAGCCTGCTTATGGCCGCAGAGCTGCTGGTAAGATTCAGGAGGTGGCGCTGA
- a CDS encoding ATP-binding cassette domain-containing protein: MLSLHLEKCFRNGVTPFSLNVRYDIGDEHKCAVLFGPSGSGKSLTMQCLAGLTRPDAGHIRIGDCTLYDSAQNIFVSVQKRRIGYMFQDYALFPHLSLLQNVAYPNTGCWPWKVRAEERDKALAMLERLGIGHLAAHLPSQISGGQRQRAALARALNADPLLLLLDEPFSALDPLLRERLREELLELIGNLTIPAVIISHDPDDVDTFAGGLVLYDRGGARTVTDYADLRKNFATAGKCLRYLQEHNEA, translated from the coding sequence ATGTTATCCCTGCATCTGGAAAAATGCTTCAGGAACGGGGTAACGCCCTTTAGCCTCAATGTGCGTTACGACATTGGCGACGAGCACAAGTGCGCTGTGCTTTTTGGCCCCTCCGGCTCTGGCAAGTCGCTGACCATGCAGTGTCTGGCCGGGCTCACACGGCCCGATGCCGGGCACATACGCATTGGCGATTGTACGCTGTACGACAGCGCGCAGAATATTTTTGTTTCTGTGCAAAAAAGGCGCATCGGCTACATGTTTCAGGATTACGCGCTGTTTCCGCACTTGAGCCTGCTGCAAAATGTGGCCTACCCCAACACGGGCTGCTGGCCCTGGAAGGTGCGCGCCGAAGAGCGCGACAAGGCGCTGGCCATGCTTGAGCGTTTGGGCATAGGGCATCTGGCAGCACACCTGCCCTCGCAGATTTCTGGGGGGCAGCGCCAGCGTGCCGCGCTGGCCAGGGCGCTCAATGCCGATCCGCTGCTGCTCCTGCTGGACGAGCCTTTTTCTGCTCTCGACCCCCTGCTGCGAGAACGTCTGCGCGAAGAACTGCTTGAACTCATCGGCAATCTGACCATTCCGGCCGTGATTATCAGCCATGATCCGGATGATGTGGATACCTTTGCTGGTGGGCTTGTACTGTACGACAGGGGCGGAGCACGCACGGTCACGGACTATGCGGATCTGCGCAAGAATTTTGCTACAGCGGGCAAGTGCCTGCGGTACCTGCAGGAACATAACGAGGCCTGA
- a CDS encoding diguanylate cyclase, producing the protein MRMFTRSLKAQFIEAFTLLILLSSCFLAAITGREASSEARYERGLLLTNRVQSLAKALDQSMWFWIKEVDTLRHTIGLIGGDMDKVATAVNRLQDTMPAFAWIGLMNPKGKVLASTDGVLQGTDLSICAIFRQGKNGLFVGDVRKATLLAQLLPHPENTPLKFVDISMPIGEGELKDWVLVAHLSWTWAREVEEFILSGEGSDTGTKIMVLGADGSVILGGGNDAQPLSLPLLQRLEDADSAWAVEPWPDGISYLTAAVRCTGFKDYDGLQWSVVARQSLDTAYAPVRKLVSRILVAGLVLAALFALVAGYTARKVIAPLKALTLAADKLSKGERVTIPRNEGILEIEVLSSSLSTLVENLTRAEKDRNRIQYAAERDSLTGLLNRHGLAARLDESMPELQLNHGVVELLYMDLDGFKPVNDTYGHHVGDAVLTILGQRLSGCLRKEDVLVRLGGDEFLALLSHRDSTPDIMRTVRRIRETVGSPIATDGLLLHIGISIGHATWHCTEEPVEEALKRADNALYIAKRSTKV; encoded by the coding sequence ATGCGCATGTTCACGCGCAGCCTCAAGGCGCAATTTATTGAGGCCTTCACCCTGCTTATTCTCCTTTCCTCATGCTTTCTTGCGGCCATCACGGGGCGAGAGGCCAGCAGCGAGGCACGCTATGAACGCGGGCTGTTGCTGACCAACCGCGTTCAGTCACTTGCCAAAGCCCTTGACCAGTCCATGTGGTTCTGGATCAAGGAAGTGGACACCTTGCGCCACACCATAGGCCTGATCGGCGGCGATATGGACAAGGTTGCCACCGCCGTCAACCGCCTGCAGGACACCATGCCCGCCTTTGCCTGGATTGGGCTCATGAACCCCAAGGGGAAGGTGCTCGCCTCCACAGACGGAGTGCTGCAAGGCACTGACCTTTCCATCTGCGCCATCTTTCGCCAGGGCAAAAACGGCCTGTTTGTGGGCGATGTGCGCAAGGCCACCCTGCTTGCCCAGCTGCTGCCCCACCCGGAAAATACGCCGCTCAAGTTTGTGGACATAAGCATGCCCATTGGCGAAGGCGAGCTGAAAGACTGGGTTCTGGTGGCCCACCTGAGCTGGACATGGGCCAGAGAGGTTGAGGAATTCATTCTGTCTGGCGAGGGATCAGACACAGGCACAAAAATCATGGTTCTTGGCGCGGACGGCAGCGTCATACTTGGCGGCGGCAACGACGCGCAGCCACTTTCCCTGCCCCTGCTGCAACGGCTCGAAGATGCGGATTCCGCTTGGGCCGTGGAACCATGGCCCGACGGAATCTCCTACCTCACCGCCGCCGTCAGGTGTACAGGATTCAAGGATTATGACGGCTTGCAGTGGAGTGTGGTGGCACGGCAATCTCTGGATACGGCCTACGCGCCGGTGCGCAAGCTGGTATCACGCATTCTTGTGGCCGGTCTGGTGCTGGCCGCGCTGTTTGCCCTGGTAGCTGGCTATACAGCCAGAAAGGTCATTGCCCCTCTCAAAGCCCTCACCCTTGCGGCCGACAAGCTCAGCAAGGGCGAGCGAGTTACTATTCCGCGCAATGAGGGCATACTGGAAATCGAGGTGCTTTCGTCCTCGCTTTCAACCCTGGTTGAAAACCTCACCCGAGCTGAAAAAGACCGGAACCGCATCCAGTACGCCGCCGAGCGTGATTCACTGACGGGCCTGCTCAACAGGCACGGGCTGGCCGCCCGCCTGGACGAATCCATGCCCGAACTGCAGCTCAATCATGGCGTAGTTGAACTTTTATACATGGATCTGGACGGCTTCAAACCAGTCAACGATACCTACGGGCACCACGTGGGCGATGCGGTGCTGACCATCCTTGGCCAACGGCTTTCGGGCTGTCTGCGCAAGGAGGACGTGCTTGTGCGCCTTGGCGGCGACGAGTTTCTGGCCCTGCTGAGCCACCGCGACAGCACACCCGACATCATGCGCACAGTGCGGCGCATACGTGAAACCGTGGGGTCGCCCATTGCCACCGACGGCCTGTTGCTGCACATTGGCATCAGCATTGGGCATGCCACCTGGCACTGTACGGAAGAACCGGTAGAAGAAGCCCTGAAACGGGCCGACAATGCCCTGTACATCGCCAAACGCTCGACAAAGGTCTAG
- a CDS encoding ATP-binding protein — protein MKQCACGGVRMLPHFSVWHTIRGKIAVGTGLFLVMLLLLGGIASYDLGRIDRAARLIDMVDDLRSDVLEMRRYEKNLQLFPGRKGDLAALRSFVELTRERATAVGQDYNAAMGRRVGDGAHRNLDLLLEGIGTYEALLDDQPSDGAALTDQGQRLSELADSAVRRMRQGIFTAVGNLRSQLLAAVGALLACGIGFAWLIGRHIVRALAAIESAARSVGAGMPLPPPPPQLEQEARHVLQTLDSMATELEKRHALLLQEKKLASLGVLTSGVAHQLNNPLNNISMGCQLLGEDVNDARLGVRPMPAATDVAAQLNEIQAEVVRARDIVRGLLDFARDRPFTVARHELAGVVGRAVALVRHDMGAGVRIEVDVPQGLELPVDAQRLQEVLINLLLNAAQAMDGKGEVRISAQVDEAEGMAELRVSDTGKGIEPQYLGRVFDPFFSLKPVGEGTGLGLSIAFGIVGKHNGTLEVQSQPGQGACFTVRLPLAARLGAEVSGADA, from the coding sequence ATGAAACAATGCGCCTGCGGGGGTGTGCGCATGCTTCCGCATTTTTCAGTCTGGCATACCATTCGCGGCAAGATCGCTGTCGGCACGGGGCTGTTTCTGGTCATGCTGCTGCTTTTGGGCGGCATTGCCAGCTATGATCTCGGGCGTATCGACCGCGCGGCGCGCCTCATAGACATGGTGGACGACCTGCGCAGCGACGTGCTTGAAATGCGCAGGTACGAAAAGAATTTGCAGCTGTTCCCCGGCAGAAAAGGCGATCTGGCCGCCCTGCGTAGTTTTGTGGAACTGACGCGTGAGCGGGCCACCGCCGTGGGGCAGGATTATAATGCCGCCATGGGGCGCCGGGTGGGCGACGGCGCGCACCGGAACCTCGACCTGCTGCTTGAGGGTATCGGAACCTACGAGGCCCTGCTGGACGACCAGCCGTCAGACGGCGCGGCCCTTACCGATCAGGGGCAGCGCCTGAGCGAACTGGCCGATTCGGCAGTGCGCCGCATGCGTCAGGGCATCTTTACCGCCGTGGGCAACCTGCGCTCCCAGCTGCTGGCTGCCGTGGGGGCTTTGCTGGCTTGCGGCATCGGCTTTGCCTGGCTGATAGGCAGGCACATTGTGCGCGCGCTGGCAGCCATTGAAAGTGCTGCCCGCAGTGTGGGCGCGGGCATGCCTCTGCCGCCGCCCCCGCCCCAGCTGGAGCAGGAGGCCCGGCACGTGCTCCAGACGCTGGACAGCATGGCCACAGAGCTTGAAAAACGTCATGCCCTGCTGTTGCAGGAAAAAAAGCTGGCCTCTCTGGGGGTGCTGACCTCTGGCGTGGCCCACCAGCTCAACAATCCCCTGAACAATATTTCCATGGGCTGCCAGCTGCTGGGCGAAGACGTCAACGACGCCCGCCTGGGCGTACGGCCCATGCCCGCAGCGACGGATGTGGCGGCGCAGCTGAACGAAATTCAGGCCGAGGTTGTGCGCGCTCGTGACATTGTGCGCGGCCTGCTTGATTTTGCGCGTGACCGGCCATTTACCGTGGCCCGGCATGAGCTGGCAGGCGTAGTGGGCAGGGCTGTGGCCCTGGTGCGCCACGACATGGGCGCGGGCGTGCGTATTGAGGTGGATGTGCCACAAGGGCTTGAGCTGCCCGTGGACGCCCAGCGCCTGCAAGAGGTGCTTATCAACCTGCTGCTCAACGCCGCGCAGGCTATGGACGGCAAGGGTGAAGTGCGCATAAGCGCGCAGGTGGACGAAGCTGAGGGTATGGCCGAGCTGCGCGTGAGCGACACGGGCAAGGGCATTGAACCGCAGTATCTGGGCAGGGTATTTGACCCGTTTTTCAGTCTCAAACCCGTGGGCGAAGGAACAGGGCTTGGCCTGTCCATAGCCTTTGGCATTGTGGGCAAGCACAACGGTACTCTTGAAGTGCAGAGCCAGCCGGGCCAGGGAGCGTGCTTTACTGTGCGCCTGCCGCTGGCGGCGCGGCTGGGTGCCGAGGTTTCAGGAGCAGACGCATGA
- a CDS encoding pyridoxamine 5'-phosphate oxidase family protein, whose amino-acid sequence MQIRMKEHPLTAGQIDSLLDSVEVGHLATLGDNGFPYVTPVHFVRMNGRVYFHGLAAGQKLKNLRADSRVCFEVEGPHRFIQADTPCDTNTAYQSVIITGHAAVVEDPAVKTAALDAVVAKYTPQHAGAAHPPNMLKMTAVVEITIGEITGKYYA is encoded by the coding sequence ATGCAGATTCGTATGAAAGAGCATCCGTTGACCGCCGGGCAGATTGATTCCCTGCTGGATTCCGTAGAAGTGGGGCACCTGGCCACGTTGGGCGACAACGGTTTTCCCTATGTGACCCCGGTGCACTTTGTGCGTATGAACGGGCGCGTCTATTTTCACGGTCTGGCGGCCGGGCAGAAGCTGAAAAACCTGCGTGCGGACTCCAGGGTCTGTTTTGAGGTGGAAGGTCCGCACCGGTTTATTCAGGCCGACACTCCCTGCGACACCAATACCGCCTACCAGAGCGTGATTATTACCGGTCATGCGGCAGTGGTGGAAGACCCCGCTGTCAAGACCGCCGCACTTGATGCTGTTGTGGCCAAGTATACGCCCCAGCACGCCGGGGCGGCGCATCCCCCCAATATGCTTAAAATGACGGCGGTGGTTGAAATCACGATTGGTGAAATCACCGGCAAATACTACGCCTGA
- a CDS encoding glycosyltransferase family 2 protein has translation MSRSAPLLALVVPCYNEEETLPRTLDALASLLHDLKSKGSVHPDSYTLYVNDGSRDRTWELLEERHAADPSCRAVSFAANAGHQNAVWAGMITARDWGVDCIISLDADLQDDIAAIPEMIASYTAGNDIVYGVRNDRTTDTAFKRRTAHMFYGFMRWLKVPLIPDHADYRLVARPVLEALDEVHEQSLFLRGLFPALGFKSAQVFYMRQSRTAGESKYPFWKMVSFAWKGITACSAAPLRFAGLMSMICMMAAIAFSGVSLLKYAMGETIQGWTSLIIVVLLLGSVQLFCLALVGEYLAKVFTEVRRRPRYIIAKKL, from the coding sequence TTGTCCCGTTCGGCCCCCCTGCTGGCACTGGTTGTTCCCTGCTATAATGAAGAGGAAACCCTGCCGCGTACTCTTGATGCCCTGGCAAGCCTTCTGCATGACCTTAAAAGCAAGGGTAGCGTTCATCCCGACAGTTACACCCTGTACGTCAACGACGGCAGTCGTGACCGGACCTGGGAACTGCTGGAAGAACGCCACGCCGCTGATCCCTCATGCAGGGCCGTGAGCTTTGCCGCCAACGCAGGCCACCAGAACGCCGTTTGGGCGGGCATGATAACGGCCCGCGACTGGGGCGTGGACTGCATCATCAGCCTTGATGCCGACCTGCAGGACGACATCGCCGCCATACCCGAAATGATCGCCAGCTACACGGCTGGCAACGACATTGTTTACGGCGTGCGCAATGACCGCACCACCGACACGGCCTTTAAACGCCGTACGGCGCACATGTTTTACGGCTTTATGCGCTGGCTCAAGGTTCCGCTTATCCCTGACCATGCCGACTACCGGCTGGTGGCCCGCCCGGTGCTGGAAGCTCTGGACGAAGTGCACGAGCAGAGCCTGTTTCTGCGTGGGCTTTTTCCCGCTCTGGGCTTTAAGAGCGCTCAGGTGTTCTACATGCGCCAAAGCCGCACGGCTGGCGAAAGCAAGTATCCTTTCTGGAAAATGGTTTCTTTCGCATGGAAGGGCATTACAGCGTGCAGCGCGGCCCCCCTGCGCTTTGCGGGCCTCATGAGCATGATCTGCATGATGGCGGCCATTGCCTTCAGCGGAGTTTCGCTGCTCAAGTACGCCATGGGCGAAACCATTCAGGGCTGGACATCGCTGATTATCGTGGTGTTGCTGCTGGGCTCGGTGCAGCTTTTCTGCCTTGCGCTGGTGGGTGAATACCTTGCCAAGGTCTTTACCGAAGTGCGCCGCAGGCCCCGCTATATCATCGCCAAAAAGCTCTAG